The Achromobacter pestifer genome includes a region encoding these proteins:
- a CDS encoding SDR family oxidoreductase, whose product MFAADVLKGKVALITGGGGGIGLEIATAYARLGAKVVVASRNQERLDGAVASLAAQGLEILAVQTDVRVYEQIQGAVETAVERYGALDILVNNAAGNFHCPTAELSPNGWKTVIDIDLNGTFYGCHAAYKHLKAARDGGCIISIATMLGLSGWPGAAHAGAAKAGIISLSRALAVEWGGDNIRVNTISPGPIGDTEGVRRLYQETGREELERKKTALGRFGNKSDIANAAVYLASDLGAYITGENMVVDGGRWLKYVAA is encoded by the coding sequence ATGTTTGCTGCAGATGTGCTGAAAGGAAAGGTGGCGTTGATAACGGGAGGCGGGGGCGGGATAGGGCTGGAGATCGCCACGGCTTATGCGCGCCTGGGCGCCAAGGTGGTGGTGGCGAGCCGCAACCAGGAACGGCTGGACGGCGCCGTGGCGTCGCTGGCGGCGCAGGGCTTGGAGATCCTGGCCGTGCAAACCGACGTCAGAGTCTACGAGCAGATCCAGGGCGCCGTAGAAACCGCGGTCGAGCGCTACGGCGCACTGGACATCCTGGTGAACAACGCCGCCGGGAACTTCCATTGCCCGACCGCCGAACTCTCGCCCAATGGCTGGAAGACGGTCATAGACATCGATCTGAATGGCACGTTCTATGGCTGTCACGCCGCCTACAAGCATCTGAAGGCTGCCCGCGACGGCGGCTGCATCATCAGCATCGCCACCATGCTCGGCCTGAGCGGCTGGCCGGGCGCCGCGCACGCCGGCGCGGCCAAGGCCGGGATCATTTCCTTGTCGCGCGCACTGGCGGTGGAGTGGGGCGGCGACAACATCCGCGTCAACACGATTTCGCCTGGGCCCATCGGCGACACGGAAGGGGTGCGCCGCCTGTATCAGGAGACCGGCCGCGAAGAACTGGAGCGCAAGAAGACAGCCCTGGGCCGGTTCGGCAATAAGTCCGATATCGCCAATGCCGCCGTCTATCTGGCGTCGGACCTGGGCGCCTACATCACCGGCGAGAACATGGTGGTGGATGGCGGCCGCTGGCTCAAGTACGTGGCGGCTTGA
- a CDS encoding ABC transporter substrate-binding protein, translated as MKQKTVVMAALLGGSLYAFPGHAQGVAPFRLGAIVDMTGVYSAHGGPGMVTAVKMAAEDFGGKVLDRPIEVLSADYQNKVDIAATRARQWYDRDGVSAIIESTDSASALALQTLGKEKKRITLFAGSASSNLTNAACSPYGVHYVYDTYVLANGTGRAVTRAGGDSWFFITADYAFGHSLERDTSNVIKANGGKILGNVRAPLSSPDFASYLLQAQASKAKVIGLANAGTDTQNAVRQASEFGITQSGQKLATLLVFLHDIKGLGLQAAQGLQFTTGFYWDRNAETRAWSQRYFERQKSMPSMVQAGAYSATLHYLQAVQAAGTDDADAVAAKMKEMPINDFYAKNGRIRADGRMVYDMYLAQVKTPAESKGEWDLLKILDTIPGDEAYRPLSQSECPLVKPAA; from the coding sequence ATGAAACAGAAAACCGTAGTCATGGCCGCGCTGCTGGGCGGTTCGCTGTACGCATTCCCTGGCCATGCACAGGGCGTCGCTCCATTTCGCCTTGGCGCCATCGTCGACATGACCGGCGTGTATTCGGCGCACGGCGGCCCCGGCATGGTCACGGCGGTCAAGATGGCAGCCGAGGACTTCGGCGGCAAGGTGCTGGACCGTCCCATCGAAGTCCTGTCCGCGGACTACCAGAACAAGGTCGACATCGCAGCCACGCGCGCGCGCCAGTGGTACGACCGCGACGGCGTCAGCGCCATCATCGAATCCACCGACTCCGCATCGGCCCTGGCCCTGCAAACCCTGGGCAAGGAAAAGAAGCGCATCACGCTGTTCGCCGGCTCGGCCTCGTCCAACCTGACCAACGCGGCGTGCTCGCCCTATGGCGTGCACTATGTCTACGACACCTACGTCCTGGCCAACGGCACGGGCCGCGCAGTGACCCGCGCCGGCGGCGACAGCTGGTTCTTCATCACCGCGGACTATGCCTTCGGCCATTCGCTGGAGCGCGATACCAGCAATGTCATCAAGGCGAACGGCGGCAAGATCCTGGGCAATGTGCGCGCGCCGCTCTCCAGCCCCGATTTCGCTTCCTATCTGCTGCAGGCCCAGGCCAGCAAGGCCAAGGTGATCGGCCTGGCCAACGCCGGCACGGACACCCAGAACGCCGTGCGCCAGGCCTCGGAATTCGGCATCACGCAAAGCGGCCAGAAACTGGCCACCCTGCTGGTCTTCCTGCATGACATCAAGGGTCTGGGCCTGCAGGCCGCGCAAGGCTTGCAGTTCACCACCGGCTTCTACTGGGACCGCAACGCGGAAACCCGCGCCTGGTCGCAGCGCTATTTCGAACGCCAGAAATCCATGCCGTCCATGGTGCAGGCCGGCGCCTACTCGGCCACCCTGCACTACCTGCAGGCCGTGCAGGCCGCCGGCACCGACGATGCCGATGCCGTGGCAGCCAAGATGAAGGAGATGCCGATCAATGATTTCTACGCCAAGAACGGCCGCATCCGCGCCGATGGCCGGATGGTCTACGACATGTACCTGGCGCAGGTGAAGACACCGGCGGAGTCCAAGGGCGAGTGGGACCTGCTGAAGATCCTGGACACCATTCCGGGAGACGAGGCCTACCGTCCCTTGTCGCAAAGCGAGTGCCCGCTGGTCAAACCAGCGGCCTGA
- a CDS encoding NADPH:quinone oxidoreductase family protein has product MKALLVRNFAPAGDHLVEAVADPVPGADEVLIQVAAAGVNYPDTLVVSGKYQILPALPFVPGKDASGTVLRTGPGVTGFKPGDRVVAHMEHGAYASQAVARAAHCHLLPDGVSHEDAAAMGLVFQTAYLALLERGGFRAGETVLVNGAAGGVGGAAVQLVKALGGIALAGVNTPQQAQAAREMGADHVIDLSAENLRDSLRDQVWAATDGRGADIVLDPLGDEVFAASLRALAWCGRLVVIGFAAGQIPTLKANYLLLKNISVIGLQWSDYRDRQPEKIARAQARLLRMREQGLIRPRLAASLPLEEVAIALQALEQGRATGKYVVHMESPGHRPT; this is encoded by the coding sequence ATGAAAGCCCTGTTGGTCAGGAATTTCGCGCCCGCCGGCGACCACCTTGTCGAAGCCGTCGCCGACCCCGTGCCTGGCGCCGACGAGGTGTTGATCCAGGTCGCCGCGGCCGGCGTGAACTATCCGGACACGCTGGTGGTCTCTGGCAAGTATCAGATCCTGCCGGCCTTGCCGTTCGTGCCGGGCAAGGACGCCAGCGGCACCGTGCTGCGCACCGGACCGGGCGTGACCGGTTTCAAGCCCGGCGATCGCGTGGTGGCGCACATGGAACACGGCGCCTACGCCAGCCAGGCCGTCGCCCGAGCCGCCCACTGCCACCTGCTGCCTGACGGCGTCAGCCACGAAGACGCCGCCGCGATGGGGTTGGTATTCCAGACCGCCTATCTGGCGCTGCTGGAACGCGGCGGCTTCAGGGCCGGCGAAACCGTGCTGGTCAACGGCGCGGCCGGCGGCGTCGGCGGCGCGGCGGTGCAGCTGGTCAAGGCGCTGGGGGGCATCGCCCTGGCCGGCGTCAACACGCCGCAACAGGCGCAGGCGGCCCGCGAGATGGGCGCTGACCACGTGATCGATCTGTCGGCGGAAAACCTGCGCGACAGCCTGCGCGATCAGGTCTGGGCGGCAACCGATGGCCGCGGCGCCGACATCGTGCTCGATCCCCTGGGCGATGAAGTCTTCGCGGCTTCGCTGCGCGCCCTGGCCTGGTGCGGCAGGCTGGTGGTGATCGGCTTCGCGGCAGGCCAGATCCCGACGCTGAAGGCGAACTATCTGCTGCTCAAGAACATCAGCGTCATCGGCCTGCAATGGAGCGATTACCGCGACCGCCAGCCCGAGAAGATCGCGCGGGCGCAGGCGCGGCTGCTGCGCATGCGCGAACAAGGATTGATCCGCCCCCGGCTGGCCGCCAGCCTGCCGCTGGAAGAGGTGGCCATCGCCCTGCAGGCTCTGGAGCAAGGCCGCGCCACCGGCAAGTACGTCGTCCATATGGAATCCCCCGGGCATCGCCCAACCTGA
- a CDS encoding CaiB/BaiF CoA transferase family protein: MQALSDITVLDFSTLLPGPLCTLLLAEAGARVIKIERPAGGDEMRGYLPRFGEDSVNFTLLNRGKTSVAVDLKNEDERARLRQLIEQADVLIEQFRPGVMQRLGLDYESVARINPRLVYCSITGYGQEGARAGMAGHDLNYQALTGMLSLTGDAQGRPLVPPTLTADLAGGAYPAFMNILLALRQRDRDGKGRHLDVAMADNLFTLMYWGLGNGWSQGTWPQPASDKVTGGSCRYQVYETADGRHLAVAPLEDKFWRAFVEVVGLPELADAADDDAGVRQRVAAVLIQRSAEAWMQAFGDGDTCVSLVASLREAAEDPHFIARGLFSREVADGAGRTMPALPVPIDPGLRVPASRTQAPGLGEHTARILAAQEATE, from the coding sequence ATGCAAGCGCTTAGCGACATCACGGTGCTGGACTTCAGCACCCTGTTGCCCGGCCCCCTGTGCACACTGCTGCTGGCCGAGGCCGGCGCGCGCGTCATCAAGATCGAACGGCCGGCCGGCGGCGACGAGATGCGCGGCTACCTGCCCCGTTTCGGCGAGGACAGCGTCAACTTCACCTTGCTCAACCGCGGCAAGACCTCGGTGGCGGTAGACCTGAAGAATGAAGACGAGCGCGCGCGCCTGCGCCAGCTCATCGAACAGGCCGACGTACTCATCGAGCAATTCCGCCCTGGCGTGATGCAACGCCTGGGCCTGGATTACGAAAGCGTGGCGCGCATCAACCCGCGCCTGGTGTATTGCTCCATCACCGGCTATGGACAGGAAGGCGCCAGGGCCGGCATGGCCGGCCACGACCTGAACTACCAGGCGCTGACCGGCATGCTGTCGCTGACGGGGGATGCACAAGGACGGCCTCTGGTGCCGCCGACGCTGACCGCGGATCTTGCCGGCGGCGCCTACCCCGCCTTCATGAACATCCTCCTGGCCCTGCGCCAGCGCGACCGCGACGGCAAGGGACGCCACCTCGATGTAGCCATGGCGGACAACCTTTTCACGCTCATGTATTGGGGGCTGGGCAACGGCTGGAGCCAGGGAACGTGGCCTCAGCCTGCCAGCGACAAGGTCACGGGCGGCAGCTGCCGCTACCAGGTGTACGAGACCGCGGACGGACGCCACCTGGCGGTGGCGCCGCTGGAGGACAAGTTCTGGCGCGCCTTCGTCGAGGTCGTCGGATTGCCGGAGCTGGCCGATGCGGCCGACGACGACGCCGGCGTGCGCCAGCGCGTCGCGGCCGTCCTGATCCAGCGCAGCGCCGAAGCATGGATGCAGGCGTTCGGCGACGGCGATACCTGCGTCAGCCTGGTCGCCAGCCTGCGCGAGGCGGCCGAGGACCCGCACTTCATTGCGCGCGGCCTGTTCTCGCGCGAAGTCGCCGACGGCGCGGGCCGGACCATGCCCGCCTTGCCGGTTCCCATCGATCCCGGCCTGCGCGTCCCAGCGTCGCGGACCCAGGCTCCAGGCCTGGGAGAGCACACGGCGCGCATCTTGGCTGCGCAGGAGGCGACAGAATGA
- a CDS encoding 3-hydroxyacyl-CoA dehydrogenase family protein, whose protein sequence is MAYRIIDTGESASFPRTHEFLAQAHASGEGRVYLGAQAGQRYRQEQAESQQAPFVAIELDLECLGVHTGDDDDGHARNVVGFARFRLGDDAPTPLIELVRKPYTRPEALQAAREAFAAAGLEVAVCNDFPGRILNRLLRPYYNAALRRLDEGLASADDMDTTLRLGLGYPEGPIALLGRTGLHHHYRVSQALYEMLGQEAYAPARRARVAWQRHLQESGNASA, encoded by the coding sequence ATGGCCTATCGCATCATCGACACCGGGGAAAGCGCGTCCTTCCCCCGAACCCACGAGTTCCTGGCGCAAGCCCACGCCAGCGGCGAGGGACGGGTCTACCTCGGCGCCCAGGCCGGCCAGCGCTACCGGCAAGAGCAGGCAGAAAGCCAGCAGGCGCCCTTCGTCGCCATCGAACTGGACCTGGAATGCCTGGGCGTGCATACGGGCGACGACGATGACGGCCACGCCCGCAACGTGGTCGGGTTCGCACGCTTCCGCCTGGGCGACGACGCACCGACCCCGCTCATTGAACTGGTGCGCAAACCCTACACGCGCCCGGAGGCGCTACAGGCCGCACGTGAAGCCTTCGCGGCGGCCGGCCTGGAAGTCGCCGTCTGCAACGACTTCCCCGGCCGCATCCTGAACCGCCTGCTGCGGCCTTACTACAACGCGGCGCTGCGGCGCCTGGACGAGGGCCTGGCCAGCGCCGATGACATGGACACTACCCTGCGCCTGGGCCTGGGCTATCCCGAAGGCCCCATCGCCCTGCTTGGCCGCACCGGCTTGCACCACCACTACCGGGTAAGCCAGGCCTTGTACGAAATGCTGGGCCAGGAAGCCTACGCCCCCGCGCGGCGCGCGCGCGTGGCGTGGCAGCGCCACCTCCAGGAGAGCGGCAATGCAAGCGCTTAG
- a CDS encoding 3-hydroxyacyl-CoA dehydrogenase family protein, translating into MNTIKTVGVVGCGTMGTGIAIVVARAGYKLRAYDTRAELAEQGRRQAAAFLRKSVERGKLAAGQDEAILANWHASDDIESLADCDIIIEAVFEDIQVKHELFRKLDQICAPHTLFASNTSTLSITEIAGGSGRDTKVVGMHFCLPAQLMKLVEVSPGLNTSREALEQAWAFCEALGQQPVLTRDTPGFILNYFLVPWHNDVINMVDQGVAEPADIDLAVKTALGYPLGPLTLLDMVGMDTQKLLCEALHGSTNEPRAACPPLVKRMIGAGRLGRKSGAGFHRYDNDKIFGA; encoded by the coding sequence ATGAACACCATCAAGACTGTAGGCGTCGTCGGATGCGGCACCATGGGAACGGGCATCGCGATCGTCGTGGCCCGCGCCGGCTACAAGCTGCGCGCCTACGACACCCGCGCCGAACTCGCCGAACAGGGGCGCCGGCAGGCTGCCGCCTTTCTGCGCAAGTCGGTGGAACGCGGCAAGCTGGCGGCCGGCCAGGACGAGGCCATTTTGGCCAACTGGCATGCCAGCGACGACATCGAATCGCTGGCCGACTGCGACATCATCATCGAGGCTGTGTTCGAGGATATCCAGGTCAAGCACGAACTGTTCCGCAAGCTGGACCAGATCTGCGCGCCCCACACGCTGTTCGCCTCCAATACCTCCACTCTGTCGATCACCGAGATCGCCGGCGGCAGCGGCCGCGACACCAAAGTCGTGGGCATGCATTTCTGCCTGCCCGCGCAGCTGATGAAACTGGTGGAGGTCTCGCCAGGCCTGAACACCTCGCGCGAAGCGCTGGAGCAGGCATGGGCATTCTGCGAGGCGCTGGGCCAACAGCCCGTGCTCACGCGCGACACGCCGGGATTCATCCTCAACTACTTCCTCGTGCCCTGGCACAACGACGTCATCAACATGGTGGACCAAGGGGTCGCGGAACCGGCCGACATAGACCTGGCGGTCAAGACTGCCCTGGGCTATCCGCTGGGACCGCTGACCTTGCTGGACATGGTCGGCATGGACACCCAAAAGCTCTTGTGCGAGGCGCTGCACGGCAGCACCAACGAACCGCGCGCGGCCTGCCCCCCTCTGGTCAAACGCATGATCGGCGCTGGACGCCTGGGCCGCAAGAGCGGCGCCGGCTTCCATCGCTACGACAACGACAAGATCTTCGGAGCATGA
- a CDS encoding acyl-CoA dehydrogenase family protein, translating into MNVLQRLDASMPWSPEEAMLLDSVRQLARERIAPRAAELDRSGAFPHDNVADINALGLNAMFIPEAYGGSPLSYSCYLACVREISAACASTGIVWATNFHAIKPLIEFGNEEQKQRLLPRIADGGLAALVITEPSAGSDATGMRTRFEAQGDEIVINGQKTFITNGDVADVYLLFGKWAGIDDAKQAISAVIVEKGAPGLTVVGTEDKMGTRASSTATLSFENCRIPRANLLCEPGDGLRILLTSLNRSRPSVAAHALGIARAAFEDAIAYINERRQFKRRVLEFQGIQFLVADLAAELATCEAWLWRVAGMVDNRADDIGMEASILKLKATDLAMRMSTEAVQLLGGYGYCKDYRVERLMRDAKITQIWEGTNQIHRQLIGRSFLTKE; encoded by the coding sequence ATGAACGTACTGCAACGCCTGGACGCCTCCATGCCCTGGAGCCCCGAAGAAGCCATGCTGCTCGACTCGGTGCGGCAACTGGCGCGCGAGCGCATCGCGCCCAGGGCCGCCGAGCTGGACCGCAGCGGCGCCTTCCCCCACGACAACGTGGCCGACATCAACGCCTTGGGGTTGAACGCCATGTTCATTCCCGAAGCCTATGGCGGCTCGCCCCTGTCCTATTCCTGCTATCTGGCCTGCGTGCGCGAAATCTCCGCGGCCTGCGCCTCCACCGGCATCGTCTGGGCCACCAACTTCCACGCCATCAAGCCATTGATCGAATTCGGCAACGAGGAACAGAAGCAGCGCCTCTTGCCGCGCATCGCCGACGGCGGGCTGGCGGCCCTGGTCATCACCGAGCCCTCGGCCGGCTCCGACGCCACGGGCATGCGCACCCGCTTCGAGGCACAGGGCGACGAGATCGTCATCAACGGCCAGAAGACCTTCATCACCAACGGCGATGTCGCCGACGTCTACCTGCTGTTCGGCAAGTGGGCCGGCATCGACGATGCCAAGCAGGCGATCAGCGCGGTCATCGTCGAGAAGGGCGCGCCGGGCCTGACGGTAGTCGGCACCGAGGACAAGATGGGCACCCGCGCCTCCAGCACCGCCACGCTGTCTTTCGAGAACTGCCGCATCCCTCGCGCCAACCTGCTATGCGAGCCAGGCGACGGCCTGCGCATCCTGCTGACCTCGCTGAACCGCTCGCGGCCCAGCGTGGCAGCGCATGCGCTGGGCATCGCGCGCGCCGCCTTCGAGGACGCCATCGCCTACATCAACGAGCGGCGCCAGTTCAAACGCCGCGTGCTGGAGTTCCAGGGCATCCAGTTCCTGGTCGCCGACCTGGCGGCCGAGCTGGCGACCTGCGAGGCCTGGCTCTGGCGCGTCGCGGGCATGGTCGACAACCGCGCCGACGACATAGGCATGGAGGCGTCGATCCTGAAGCTCAAGGCCACCGACCTGGCCATGCGCATGAGCACCGAGGCCGTGCAACTGCTGGGCGGCTACGGCTACTGCAAGGACTATCGCGTCGAGCGCCTGATGCGCGACGCCAAGATCACCCAGATCTGGGAAGGCACCAACCAGATCCACCGCCAACTCATCGGCCGCAGCTTTCTGACCAAGGAGTAG
- a CDS encoding SDR family NAD(P)-dependent oxidoreductase — MPESTIVVTGASRGIGAEIALSLARAGFQVACLSRSGQAPELADVPEALRARWHAVACDVGDAAQIQRAFAEVSERAAGRIAGLVNNAGQHTDGAAATLAPEAFESLMRSNATSVLMASQAAYPLLQANGGGVIVNMGSFYDKLGVKKNLSYCASKAAVGAITRCLAVEWASDDIQVVNLAPGYVMTSLNREYMTSGPLAQHLQKRIPRRSPAEAAEVADAVTMLFSLRSRFLTGETIYLDGGQSLMV; from the coding sequence ATGCCTGAATCCACCATCGTCGTCACCGGCGCCAGCCGCGGCATCGGCGCCGAGATCGCCCTCTCTCTCGCGCGGGCCGGCTTTCAGGTCGCCTGCCTGTCGCGCTCGGGCCAGGCGCCTGAACTGGCGGACGTGCCCGAAGCGCTGCGCGCCCGCTGGCATGCCGTGGCCTGCGATGTCGGCGACGCCGCGCAGATCCAGCGTGCATTCGCCGAAGTCTCCGAACGTGCCGCAGGCCGCATCGCCGGCCTGGTGAACAACGCCGGCCAGCACACCGACGGCGCGGCCGCCACGCTGGCGCCCGAGGCGTTTGAATCCTTGATGCGCAGCAACGCCACGTCCGTGCTCATGGCCAGCCAGGCCGCCTATCCCCTGCTGCAGGCCAACGGCGGCGGCGTCATCGTCAACATGGGTTCTTTCTACGACAAACTCGGCGTCAAGAAGAACCTGTCCTACTGCGCCTCCAAGGCTGCCGTGGGCGCCATCACGCGCTGCCTGGCGGTCGAATGGGCGTCCGACGACATCCAGGTCGTCAATCTGGCGCCGGGCTACGTCATGACCAGCCTGAACCGCGAATACATGACCAGCGGACCGCTGGCCCAACATCTGCAGAAGCGCATTCCGCGCCGCAGCCCAGCCGAAGCCGCCGAAGTCGCCGACGCGGTGACCATGCTCTTCTCGCTGCGCTCGCGCTTTCTGACCGGCGAGACCATTTATCTGGACGGCGGCCAGAGCCTGATGGTCTGA
- a CDS encoding enoyl-CoA hydratase/isomerase family protein, giving the protein MIQESTLPGGIAVLTLDRQKALNALSFEQLLNLGQAVERVSASAARGLVITGAGAKAFCAGADIPELVGRTLRDEHEGARLGQEVFQRIGQLRIPSVAVIHGYAFGGGLELALACTFRVATPAARMGLPEVKLGLIPGYGGTQRLPRLVGEGRALELILSGRTVKADEAERIGLVNQIAEEGEPAAIGAAYLAPMLQHGLHALDFARQAVQRGMQTSLELGLRIERDLSTLAYRSADATEGMQAFLEKRPPCFKDA; this is encoded by the coding sequence ATGATTCAGGAATCAACCCTGCCGGGGGGCATCGCCGTGCTGACCCTGGACCGGCAGAAGGCGCTGAACGCGCTCAGCTTCGAACAACTGCTGAACCTGGGCCAGGCCGTCGAACGCGTGTCGGCGTCGGCCGCGCGCGGACTGGTCATCACGGGCGCCGGCGCCAAGGCCTTCTGCGCTGGAGCGGACATACCGGAGCTGGTGGGACGCACGCTACGCGACGAGCATGAAGGCGCCCGCCTGGGCCAGGAAGTGTTCCAACGCATCGGCCAACTGCGCATCCCCTCGGTTGCCGTGATCCACGGCTATGCCTTCGGCGGCGGCCTGGAGCTGGCGCTGGCCTGCACTTTCCGCGTCGCCACGCCCGCGGCCCGCATGGGCCTGCCCGAGGTCAAGCTGGGCCTCATTCCCGGCTACGGCGGGACGCAACGCCTGCCCCGGCTGGTGGGCGAAGGACGCGCGCTCGAACTCATCCTGTCCGGACGCACGGTGAAGGCCGATGAAGCCGAGCGCATCGGGCTGGTGAACCAGATCGCGGAGGAAGGCGAGCCCGCCGCCATCGGCGCGGCCTATCTCGCGCCGATGCTCCAGCACGGCCTGCACGCGCTCGACTTCGCCCGCCAGGCGGTTCAGCGCGGCATGCAGACCTCGCTGGAACTCGGACTGCGCATCGAGCGTGACCTTTCCACCCTGGCCTATCGCAGCGCCGACGCCACCGAAGGCATGCAGGCCTTTCTCGAAAAACGTCCCCCCTGCTTCAAGGATGCATGA
- a CDS encoding class I adenylate-forming enzyme family protein: MNTLLTLQTPHAARQYYLSGIWQQDTLYTLARHHARERPDAYALRDPYRRLTWSQLLQHVDSVAESLHRAGLRQGDRVAAWLPSRAETVILFLACSRGGYVYCPSLHQNYTVAEVVELARRMYCRALFAAIGYGADADQQDIFALAGEIPSLKRLYALPRPDLPLPPGSHPFPDAADLPPVRTPPVLNPDKITYLAFTSGTTGAPKGVMHSDNTLLANGRALVRDWHHAQDTVALSLSPMSHHIGTVALEQMLVAGMELALHDPAAGLAPLDWLQTCKATYVMGVPTHAMDLLSEMKRRGLDRLGEVQAFYMAGSPIPQELAEQFLHIGIKPQNVYGMTENGSHQYTLPDAPTDVIVGTCGQACKGYEIRIWKQEDPDAEAEPGEIGEIGGRGGLLMLGYYSNQEATEASFNASGWFMSGDLGVQDAAGNVRIVGRKKDLIIRGGHNIHPARIEDLSHRHPQVLRAAAFAVSNPRLGEMVCLAIVPQPGSAPQADEILHHLNEVGLSKYDMPEYYILLDSFPMTASGKILKRALMDWVKDEKIAPIPVRWQGAATNNK, translated from the coding sequence ATGAACACCCTACTCACGCTGCAGACCCCGCACGCTGCCCGCCAGTACTACCTGTCCGGCATCTGGCAGCAGGACACCCTGTACACGCTGGCGCGCCATCACGCACGCGAACGGCCCGACGCTTATGCCCTGCGCGACCCTTACCGGCGCCTGACCTGGAGCCAGCTACTCCAGCACGTCGACAGCGTGGCCGAGAGCCTGCACCGCGCCGGACTGCGGCAGGGCGACCGGGTGGCGGCCTGGCTGCCCAGCCGCGCCGAGACCGTCATTCTGTTCCTGGCCTGCTCGCGCGGCGGCTACGTCTATTGCCCTTCGCTGCACCAGAACTACACCGTGGCCGAAGTGGTCGAGCTGGCACGGCGCATGTACTGCCGCGCCCTGTTCGCCGCCATCGGCTATGGCGCCGATGCCGATCAGCAGGACATCTTCGCGCTGGCCGGCGAGATACCCAGCCTCAAGCGTCTCTATGCGCTGCCCCGGCCGGACCTGCCGCTGCCTCCGGGATCCCATCCCTTTCCCGACGCCGCCGACCTGCCGCCCGTGCGAACCCCGCCGGTGCTCAACCCGGACAAGATCACCTACCTGGCGTTCACATCCGGCACCACCGGCGCCCCCAAAGGCGTCATGCACAGCGACAACACCTTGTTGGCCAACGGCCGGGCCTTGGTGCGCGACTGGCACCACGCCCAGGATACCGTCGCTCTCAGCCTCAGCCCCATGAGCCATCACATCGGCACCGTGGCGCTGGAGCAGATGCTGGTGGCCGGCATGGAGCTGGCGCTGCACGATCCGGCCGCTGGCCTGGCGCCGCTGGACTGGCTGCAAACCTGCAAGGCGACTTACGTCATGGGCGTGCCCACGCATGCCATGGATCTGCTGTCGGAGATGAAGCGCCGCGGACTGGACAGGCTGGGCGAGGTGCAGGCTTTCTACATGGCCGGTTCGCCCATCCCCCAGGAACTGGCGGAGCAATTCCTGCACATCGGCATCAAACCGCAGAACGTCTACGGCATGACCGAGAACGGCTCGCATCAGTACACACTGCCCGACGCCCCCACCGACGTCATCGTGGGCACTTGCGGACAAGCCTGCAAGGGCTACGAGATCCGCATCTGGAAACAGGAGGATCCCGACGCCGAGGCCGAGCCGGGAGAGATCGGAGAGATCGGCGGACGCGGCGGCCTCCTGATGCTGGGCTACTACAGCAACCAGGAAGCCACCGAAGCCTCGTTCAATGCCTCCGGCTGGTTCATGAGCGGTGATCTGGGCGTGCAGGACGCCGCGGGCAACGTGCGCATCGTCGGGCGCAAGAAGGACCTGATCATCCGGGGCGGACACAACATCCACCCCGCGCGCATCGAGGATCTTAGCCATCGCCACCCGCAAGTGCTGCGGGCCGCCGCCTTCGCCGTTTCGAACCCAAGACTGGGCGAGATGGTGTGCCTGGCCATTGTCCCCCAGCCCGGCAGCGCGCCGCAGGCCGACGAAATCCTCCATCACCTCAACGAGGTCGGCCTGTCGAAGTACGACATGCCCGAGTACTACATCCTGCTGGACAGCTTTCCCATGACCGCCAGCGGCAAGATCCTCAAGCGCGCGCTGATGGACTGGGTCAAGGACGAAAAGATCGCGCCCATCCCCGTGCGCTGGCAAGGCGCCGCCACGAACAACAAGTGA